One stretch of Ktedonobacterales bacterium DNA includes these proteins:
- a CDS encoding carbonic anhydrase, translated as MGISLNELLQANQQHASGFTQGSLAMPPARKLAVVTCMDARVEPLSFLGLRLGDAHVIRNAGGRATEDAIRSLAISQRLLGTEAILVIHHVDCGMLTFNNEQIRARIQGELGAAAHDAATRIDFLPFSDLAASVRTDVAAFKASPLIPDEIPVYGLIYDVHTGKLEQVA; from the coding sequence ATGGGAATCTCTCTGAACGAACTATTACAGGCCAATCAGCAGCATGCCAGCGGCTTCACCCAGGGGAGCCTGGCGATGCCGCCCGCGCGCAAGCTGGCCGTTGTCACCTGTATGGATGCGCGCGTTGAACCGCTCTCCTTCCTGGGCCTGCGCCTGGGCGATGCGCATGTGATTCGCAACGCGGGTGGGCGCGCCACTGAGGATGCCATTCGCTCGCTGGCGATCTCGCAGCGGCTGCTGGGTACGGAGGCGATTCTGGTCATTCACCACGTAGATTGTGGCATGCTGACCTTCAACAACGAGCAAATCCGCGCACGCATTCAAGGCGAATTGGGGGCAGCCGCCCATGATGCCGCGACGCGGATTGATTTCTTGCCCTTTAGCGATCTGGCCGCCAGTGTGCGCACCGATGTGGCGGCGTTCAAGGCGTCTCCCTTGATTCCTGATGAGATTCCGGTCTACGGCCTGATCTACGATGTCCATACCGGAAAGTTGGAGCAGGTCGCGTAG